The Campylobacter concisus genome has a window encoding:
- a CDS encoding double-cubane-cluster-containing anaerobic reductase codes for MKYDFIELKKRNSLALLDLKAKGKSIVGTFCTYSPKELIYAAGAVPISLCAYDESPINAAHAELPRNLCPLIKASYGYAVTKKCPYMNASDIIIGETTCDGKKKMYELLAKHKEVHVLELPNMTNKRSLELWIDEMRDFKDYLEKHLDAKITDEKLKETIEIFNEERDVLNKLMDLAKLDPSPISGSEMHQVLFASDFIYDKKEKIKMLCSYIEALKQKDMSKAKHKKRIIITGCPSGGVYEKVIKQIEELGADVVAFENCTGTKNLKNNISTQGDLIENIAKRYLKIPCSVMYKNDARSDVIKNFITEYKADGVIDIVLSGCHTYAIETNKIKEASKEAGASYMSLETDYSKQDVGQIRTRLEAFLEFLD; via the coding sequence ATGAAATATGATTTCATTGAACTAAAAAAGAGAAATTCTCTAGCACTACTAGACTTAAAAGCTAAAGGCAAAAGCATAGTTGGCACATTTTGTACATACTCTCCAAAAGAGCTGATTTATGCTGCTGGTGCCGTACCAATCAGTCTTTGTGCCTACGATGAAAGTCCTATAAATGCTGCTCACGCCGAACTTCCACGAAATCTTTGTCCACTTATAAAAGCAAGCTACGGATATGCCGTGACCAAAAAATGTCCATATATGAATGCTAGCGATATTATCATAGGAGAGACTACTTGTGATGGCAAAAAGAAGATGTATGAGCTTCTTGCAAAGCATAAAGAAGTGCATGTCTTAGAACTTCCGAACATGACAAATAAACGTAGTTTAGAGCTTTGGATAGATGAGATGAGGGATTTTAAAGATTATCTTGAAAAACATCTTGATGCAAAAATAACAGACGAAAAGCTAAAAGAGACAATAGAAATTTTTAATGAAGAAAGAGATGTGCTAAATAAACTTATGGATCTAGCCAAACTCGATCCGAGTCCTATTAGTGGTAGCGAGATGCACCAAGTGCTATTTGCAAGTGATTTTATATATGACAAAAAAGAAAAGATAAAAATGCTTTGTTCATACATAGAAGCTTTAAAACAAAAAGATATGTCTAAGGCAAAGCATAAAAAGCGCATTATCATTACCGGATGTCCAAGTGGTGGAGTATATGAAAAGGTAATAAAACAAATAGAGGAACTTGGTGCAGATGTTGTAGCCTTTGAAAACTGCACAGGAACTAAAAATCTTAAAAATAATATAAGCACACAAGGTGATCTTATAGAAAATATCGCCAAACGCTACTTAAAGATACCCTGTTCTGTGATGTACAAAAACGACGCGAGATCTGATGTTATTAAAAATTTTATTACAGAATATAAAGCAGATGGCGTAATAGACATCGTTCTAAGCGGCTGTCACACTTATGCAATAGAAACAAACAAGATAAAAGAAGCCAGCAAAGAAGCTGGCGCAAGCTATATGAGCCTTGAGACTGACTACTCCAAACAAGATGTTGGTCAGATTCGTACACGTTTAGAGGCCTTTTTAGAATTTCTCGATTAA
- a CDS encoding acyl-CoA dehydratase activase produces the protein MYFIGIDIGSTSTKVAILDNQDIFCDLFLLPSGFSAIKIARDIKEILEQKGYQDALIAATGYGRVSVKYANVSASEILCHGLGAHYLFKPDCTVIDVGGQDTKAIKIENGKPTDFIMNDKCSAGTGKFLEISANRLGLDLNEIYKIACKNPNIKISSTCTVFAESEIVSLSANGAKQGEIAYAIVESSAHKVASLIKRLENKFYFLSGGLSNVSLFKELLSSHLYSEIYTDKNAIYCGAIGAAIIAKRKKYEI, from the coding sequence ATGTATTTTATCGGCATCGATATAGGTTCAACATCTACAAAAGTAGCAATACTAGATAATCAAGATATTTTTTGTGATCTATTTTTATTGCCAAGTGGTTTTAGTGCCATAAAAATTGCACGCGATATAAAAGAAATTTTAGAACAAAAAGGCTATCAAGATGCCTTAATCGCTGCTACTGGATATGGAAGGGTAAGTGTAAAATACGCAAATGTTAGTGCAAGCGAGATACTTTGCCACGGACTTGGAGCTCATTATTTATTTAAACCAGACTGCACAGTTATAGATGTCGGCGGACAAGATACAAAAGCCATTAAAATAGAAAATGGAAAACCAACTGATTTTATAATGAACGACAAATGCTCGGCTGGCACAGGAAAATTTTTAGAGATTAGTGCAAATAGACTTGGACTTGACCTAAATGAAATTTACAAAATAGCATGCAAAAACCCAAATATAAAAATTAGTTCAACTTGTACGGTATTTGCGGAAAGCGAGATAGTATCGCTTAGCGCAAATGGTGCTAAACAAGGCGAAATAGCATATGCAATAGTAGAGTCATCGGCACACAAGGTGGCTTCGCTTATAAAAAGACTAGAAAATAAATTCTACTTCCTAAGTGGTGGCCTTAGCAATGTTTCTCTTTTTAAAGAACTTCTATCCTCGCATCTATACTCAGAAATTTACACTGATAAAAATGCTATATATTGTGGTGCTATTGGTGCTGCAATAATAGCAAAAAGGAAAAAATATGAAATATGA
- a CDS encoding lysophospholipid acyltransferase family protein, protein MASCKFKNTLEKVALNAGVFFIYILMWLIFLTCKKSYTPNFLPQNGCVVVFWHGRLSFMSFAYRRWWSSQNRKQGKVIISDHKDGELITRIIKFFGIGTIRGSSSKGGARALIEALREIKQGHDVIITPDGPRGPRHSVADGAAVIAQKSSCEIYALNFEANSFWEFKSWDKMILPKPFSTINFSLSAPFSVANLEQKEAKEKIQNELWQASQNDGGKSVLQNKQDFRSNLKIWWKKYAHKNPQISDEIREILDEIYEK, encoded by the coding sequence ATGGCGAGCTGCAAATTTAAAAACACCCTTGAAAAGGTCGCCCTAAATGCTGGCGTCTTTTTCATCTACATTTTGATGTGGCTCATTTTTCTAACCTGCAAAAAGAGCTACACTCCAAATTTCTTGCCACAAAATGGCTGCGTTGTCGTCTTTTGGCACGGCAGACTTAGCTTTATGAGCTTTGCTTACAGACGCTGGTGGAGCAGTCAAAACAGAAAACAAGGCAAGGTGATAATAAGCGACCACAAAGATGGCGAGCTAATCACCAGAATAATCAAATTTTTTGGCATCGGCACCATTAGAGGCAGTAGCTCAAAAGGCGGCGCAAGGGCGCTCATAGAAGCCCTAAGAGAGATAAAGCAAGGCCACGACGTCATCATCACACCAGATGGCCCACGCGGTCCAAGACACAGCGTCGCAGACGGAGCTGCGGTGATCGCGCAAAAGTCGTCTTGCGAAATTTATGCTCTAAATTTCGAAGCAAACTCGTTTTGGGAGTTTAAAAGCTGGGACAAGATGATACTTCCAAAGCCATTTTCAACTATAAATTTTAGTCTCTCAGCTCCTTTTAGCGTGGCAAATTTAGAGCAAAAAGAGGCAAAAGAAAAGATACAAAACGAGCTTTGGCAAGCCTCGCAAAACGACGGTGGCAAGAGCGTGCTACAAAACAAACAGGACTTTAGGTCAAATTTAAAAATTTGGTGGAAAAAATATGCGCACAAAAATCCGCAAATAAGCGATGAGATAAGAGAAATTTTGGACGAAATTTATGAAAAATAA
- the miaB gene encoding tRNA (N6-isopentenyl adenosine(37)-C2)-methylthiotransferase MiaB, whose translation MSKKLFIQTLGCAMNVRDSEHIIAELSQKEDYSLTQNIEEADLILINTCSVREKPVHKLFSEVGAFEKAKKRGAKIGVCGCTASHLGSEIFKRAPYVDFVLGARNVSKITKAVNTPKFISTDINHDESEYAFGEFRGSPYKSHINISIGCDKKCTYCIVPHTRGDEISIPSSLILKEVEKAAKSGAKEIFLLGQNVNNYGKRFSGVQENIDFSDLLVKISEIDGVERIRFTSPHPLHMDDKFLEIFTNNPKICKSMHMPLQSGNTKVLREMKRGYTKEWFLDRALRLRKMCPDVSISTDIIVAFPGESDNEFEDTMDVLEQVRFEQIFSFKYSPRPLTKAATFTNQIDDKTASERLTRLQNRHSEILDEIVAAQKDKIFDVYFEELRANGGVAGRSFNNFLVQVDGSEELLGTTQKVKITNPKRMVLYGELQI comes from the coding sequence ATGAGTAAAAAACTCTTCATCCAAACTCTAGGTTGTGCTATGAATGTTCGTGACAGCGAGCATATCATAGCCGAGCTCTCACAAAAAGAAGACTACTCCTTAACACAAAACATCGAAGAAGCTGATTTAATCCTTATAAATACCTGCTCAGTTCGTGAAAAGCCAGTTCATAAGCTCTTTAGCGAGGTTGGAGCCTTTGAAAAAGCCAAAAAAAGAGGCGCTAAAATAGGCGTTTGCGGCTGCACTGCAAGCCATTTGGGTAGTGAAATTTTCAAGCGCGCACCTTATGTTGATTTTGTCCTTGGCGCAAGAAATGTTAGCAAGATCACAAAGGCTGTAAATACGCCTAAATTTATTTCAACCGACATCAATCACGACGAGAGCGAATATGCATTTGGCGAATTTAGAGGCTCGCCATACAAAAGCCACATCAACATCTCAATCGGCTGCGATAAAAAATGCACCTACTGCATCGTCCCGCACACCAGAGGCGATGAAATCTCCATCCCCTCAAGCCTCATCCTAAAAGAGGTAGAAAAGGCCGCAAAAAGCGGTGCAAAAGAGATATTTTTACTAGGGCAAAATGTCAATAACTACGGCAAAAGATTTTCAGGTGTGCAAGAAAATATCGATTTTAGCGACCTGCTAGTAAAGATAAGCGAGATAGATGGCGTTGAGAGGATAAGATTTACAAGCCCGCACCCGCTTCACATGGATGATAAATTTCTTGAAATTTTCACAAATAACCCAAAAATTTGCAAATCTATGCACATGCCACTTCAAAGCGGAAACACCAAAGTTTTGCGTGAGATGAAGCGCGGATACACAAAAGAGTGGTTTTTAGACCGCGCGCTAAGACTTAGAAAAATGTGCCCAGATGTGAGCATCTCAACTGATATCATCGTCGCATTTCCAGGCGAGAGCGACAATGAATTTGAAGATACGATGGACGTGCTTGAGCAAGTTAGGTTTGAGCAAATTTTTAGCTTTAAGTATTCGCCTCGTCCGCTCACAAAAGCAGCTACTTTTACAAATCAAATAGATGATAAAACCGCCTCAGAAAGGCTCACGCGTCTGCAAAATCGCCACAGCGAAATTTTAGACGAGATCGTGGCGGCGCAAAAAGATAAAATTTTTGATGTATATTTTGAAGAGCTAAGGGCAAATGGCGGCGTTGCTGGGCGAAGTTTTAACAACTTTTTAGTTCAAGTTGATGGCAGCGAAGAGCTTCTTGGCACTACGCAAAAAGTAAAGATCACAAATCCAAAACGAATGGTTTTGTATGGCGAGCTGCAAATTTAA
- a CDS encoding HP0268 family nuclease — translation MELKLARAELDAKPKTISLEKIEAAVEKEGQKIFYFDKENTHKQLIALVEHFEEKGLSVYHRTVKYGLDDSDYMYEVHIL, via the coding sequence ATGGAGCTAAAACTTGCAAGAGCCGAATTAGACGCAAAACCAAAAACGATTTCACTAGAAAAGATAGAGGCAGCTGTCGAAAAAGAGGGTCAGAAAATTTTCTATTTTGATAAAGAAAACACGCACAAACAACTAATCGCCTTAGTCGAGCACTTTGAAGAAAAAGGGCTAAGCGTTTATCACAGAACCGTTAAATACGGCCTTGATGATAGCGATTATATGTATGAAGTGCATATACTTTAA